The Pseudomonas sp. SCB32 DNA window CCTGGTCGATATTGGCCATCACCGCGTTCTCGGTCACTTCCAGCTCCAGGTAGCGGGCCGGCAGACCGGCGTCATCCAGGGTGCGCTGCACTTCCTCCACCAGGTTCTCGCGGCCCAGGTTGCTGGCGCAGCAGTTCACCGCCACCCGCAGCTTGGCGTAACCCAGGTCGTGCAGCTGGCGCAGGTCCTGGCAGGCGCGGCGCAGCACCCAGGCATCCAGTGCGCCGATCAGGCCGTTGGCGGTGGCCAGGCCGATGAAGCGGTCCGGCGCCAGCAGGCCGTGGGTCGGGTGCTTCCAGCGCACCAGCGCTTCCAGCTGTTCCACCTCGCCGTGGTCGATGCGCAGGATCGGCTGGTAGTAGAGCACCAGTTCGTCGTCCCACAGGGCCTTGCGCAGTTCCTCTTCCAGTTGCAGGTCCTGGGTGGCCTTGGTCTTGAGGTGTGGGCTGAAGAAATGGGTGGCGTTACGGCCGTTGCCCTTGGACTGGTAGAGGGCGAGGTCGGCGTGCTTGAGCAGCTCCTCGGCCTGCTCGCCGTCGTTGGGGAACAGGCTGATACCTACGCTCAGGGTCATCACCAGGCTGCGTCCGGCTGTGGTAATCGGCTCCTTCATGCGCTGCATCAGGCGCTGGGCAAGGATGCGCGCTTCGTGATCCTCACCCAGGTCGGCGAGGATGCAGAACTCGTCGCCACCGAAGCGGGACAGCAGGTCGGAGCCACGCAGGGCGCTGCGAATGCGCCCGGAGACGATGCATAGCAGCTCGTCGCCGGCGGCGTGGCCCAGGGAATCGTTGACCCGCTTGAAGTGGTCCAGGTCCAGCAGGATCACCGCCATGCCCTGGCCCTTCTTGCGGTTGCGTTCCAGGCGGACGGCGAATTCCTCATTAAGTGCCGCGCGATTGTGCAGTCCGGTCAGGCCGTCGAAGCGCGCCAGCTGTTGCAGCGAAGCATTGGCGTGATCGAGCTGGCTGAGCAGGGTGTTGACCCGATGCAGTTCGTTCTCCTTGCTCTCCAGGCTTTCCTCGATCCAGGCGGCCCAGAGTCCGGCGAGCACCACCCCCAGGGCCAGCAGGCCGACCATCAGGCCGAGCTGGATGGCGTTGCCCTGCGAGGCGTCGACGACCGGCACCACCCAGCTGGGGAGCCGCAGGGTCAGCGCCGCCATGCCGGTGAAGTGCATGCCGGCAATGGCGCCGCCCAGCAGCAGGCTGGCGAGGATCTGATAGAGCCGCTGGCGCCCTTGCGGTTGCTGGTTGAGCACTGGAGTGAGCGTCAGCGCGGCATAGGCCACCAGGATCGCCAGCAGCACCGAAAGCGCTACCCGCGCGGGATCGTAATACTGCGATGGCGGCGTCTGGATCGCCGCCATCCCGGTATAGTGCATGCTGGCGATGCTCACACCGATGCAGCCGGCGGCCAGCAGGTGTTGCAGCGTGCTGAGCCCGGCGTGGACAAGCAGGCGCATCGCGACCACCGAGGCGCCGATGGCGATGATCAGTGACAACAGGGTCAGGCCGCTGTCGAAGTGCAGCGGCACCGCAGGGTGGAAGGCCAGCATGGCGACGAAGTGCATCGACCAGATGCCGCTGCCCAGGCAGATGCCGCCTACCCACTGCCAGCGGTGGGCGTGCTGGGGCGTCCGCAGCATTCGGCCGGCGATGTTGAGGGCGACGAAGCTGGCGACGCAGGCGATCAGGATGGACAGCAGTACCAACCCGGGATTGTGTGTGCACTCCAACAGCACCGAGTCGGACACGGCGTCCTTCTGCCATTCCATAGCCGGGGGCTCCTGATGTCGGGACGTGGTCGGGGCACGGGTCGATATCACTTTGATGTCATTCTAGGGGGCGGGTATCGCCCTGCAAGGCGCGGCAGGTCTTTCCGACGGGCTGGAGAAGTGCTGCCGACGTACGGTCGTGCCGGAGGAGGACGGTGCCTCATCTCACCCAGGTACGAGGGGGCGTTGTAGCCTGATTGATACTTTTTTGACTGACTTGCCGCTACAGTACCGCCCCCTGTCGGCCGGCCCCGGCCACTGATGTTTCCAATCCGATTATTGCTGTTCAAGGAGTGCACTCGATGGCCGAGGGCAAACGCCACTTCATCCCGCGGGTCAGTTCGACACGACTGGTCATGCTGTTTTCC harbors:
- a CDS encoding bifunctional diguanylate cyclase/phosphodiesterase, which codes for MEWQKDAVSDSVLLECTHNPGLVLLSILIACVASFVALNIAGRMLRTPQHAHRWQWVGGICLGSGIWSMHFVAMLAFHPAVPLHFDSGLTLLSLIIAIGASVVAMRLLVHAGLSTLQHLLAAGCIGVSIASMHYTGMAAIQTPPSQYYDPARVALSVLLAILVAYAALTLTPVLNQQPQGRQRLYQILASLLLGGAIAGMHFTGMAALTLRLPSWVVPVVDASQGNAIQLGLMVGLLALGVVLAGLWAAWIEESLESKENELHRVNTLLSQLDHANASLQQLARFDGLTGLHNRAALNEEFAVRLERNRKKGQGMAVILLDLDHFKRVNDSLGHAAGDELLCIVSGRIRSALRGSDLLSRFGGDEFCILADLGEDHEARILAQRLMQRMKEPITTAGRSLVMTLSVGISLFPNDGEQAEELLKHADLALYQSKGNGRNATHFFSPHLKTKATQDLQLEEELRKALWDDELVLYYQPILRIDHGEVEQLEALVRWKHPTHGLLAPDRFIGLATANGLIGALDAWVLRRACQDLRQLHDLGYAKLRVAVNCCASNLGRENLVEEVQRTLDDAGLPARYLELEVTENAVMANIDQAIPLLNRLRELGVSLSIDDFGTGYSSLSYLRQLPLDALKVDRSFIRDVPQSQRDGEIAQAIIAMAQKLHLKVIAEGVEAPSQLAFLRDNHCELAQGYLFSRPLPFSALVEFLDAYHEDSESALLRNQA